Proteins from a genomic interval of Vreelandella profundi:
- the ybgF gene encoding tol-pal system protein YbgF: MNHSLKRYFGRLCGAGALVLPLSVLPLIAVAQQPQVQDLSSAPSNGFYQQAQREESSGGNLVLFNQVQEHQQEIQQLRGQIEELRHQLEQLRRQSQQQYLDIEDRLMSSGPTQIEQSTPAVEPEAAEQVVNAPSTRNVSEDAQADYQAAFAHVQARRFSEAIAAFEAFVTDHPDTSLTANGHYWLGELYAAEGELEEADQSFSRVINDYSGSSKVPDALYKLGLVKARQGEAEGSRELLEQVRDDYPQSSAAGLANDFLRQSAS, from the coding sequence ATGAATCACAGTCTCAAACGTTACTTTGGGAGGCTGTGCGGTGCGGGAGCCTTAGTGCTCCCGCTGTCCGTATTGCCGTTAATTGCCGTAGCACAACAGCCGCAAGTCCAAGACCTTTCCAGTGCTCCTAGCAATGGCTTTTATCAGCAGGCGCAGCGTGAAGAATCGTCGGGCGGGAATCTGGTGTTGTTTAATCAGGTACAGGAACATCAGCAGGAAATTCAACAGCTGCGGGGGCAAATAGAAGAACTGCGCCACCAGCTAGAGCAGCTGCGTCGTCAGTCTCAGCAGCAGTACCTGGACATTGAAGACCGGCTAATGAGCAGTGGCCCTACTCAGATTGAGCAGTCCACACCGGCTGTAGAGCCTGAAGCCGCTGAGCAAGTAGTTAATGCGCCTTCTACTCGAAACGTAAGTGAAGATGCACAGGCTGATTACCAAGCAGCCTTTGCACACGTTCAAGCACGGCGTTTTTCAGAAGCCATTGCAGCGTTTGAAGCTTTTGTCACCGATCATCCCGATACTAGCTTAACGGCCAACGGCCATTACTGGTTGGGTGAACTTTACGCCGCAGAAGGCGAGCTAGAGGAGGCCGACCAGTCCTTTAGTCGCGTTATCAATGATTATAGCGGTAGCAGTAAAGTGCCTGATGCTCTTTATAAGCTGGGTCTGGTCAAGGCGCGTCAAGGCGAAGCAGAAGGCAGTCGAGAGCTGCTTGAGCAAGTGCGCGACGACTATCCGCAAAGCAGCGCCGCCGGTCTTGCGAACGACTTTTTGCGCCAATCAGCCAGTTAA
- a CDS encoding YciK family oxidoreductase, which produces MSCKIDYQPAPSLLENRIVLVTGAGDGIGRAAALSYAQHGATVILLGRTIAKLERVYDEIEAAGGPQPAIFPLNFEGATLKDFHDMADTLDKEFGRLDGLLHNAGLLGRITPFDQYDPELWQQVMQVNINGPIWMTQALLPLLQESDDASIIFTSSSVGRKGRAYWGAYSVSKFATEGFVDVLADELESQPNIRINSLNPGATRTQMRRSAFPGEDPAALRSPEAIMPTYLWLMGPDSAGISGQKLDAQPPRI; this is translated from the coding sequence ATGAGCTGCAAGATCGACTATCAACCAGCGCCCAGCCTATTGGAAAATCGCATTGTGTTGGTAACCGGTGCAGGCGATGGAATTGGCCGCGCAGCCGCATTGAGCTACGCTCAGCATGGAGCGACGGTTATTTTGCTAGGGCGCACTATTGCTAAGTTAGAACGCGTTTATGATGAAATTGAAGCGGCAGGCGGGCCTCAGCCAGCGATTTTTCCGCTGAACTTTGAAGGTGCCACGCTTAAAGATTTTCATGATATGGCTGATACCCTGGATAAAGAATTTGGCCGTTTGGATGGCCTATTGCACAACGCCGGGCTGTTAGGCCGTATTACACCGTTTGATCAGTACGACCCGGAGCTGTGGCAGCAAGTGATGCAGGTCAATATCAATGGCCCTATCTGGATGACCCAGGCGCTGCTACCGCTATTGCAAGAGTCTGACGATGCCTCGATAATTTTTACCTCTTCCAGTGTTGGTCGTAAAGGCCGTGCCTATTGGGGCGCTTATTCGGTCTCAAAATTTGCCACTGAAGGGTTTGTCGATGTACTGGCCGATGAATTGGAGAGCCAGCCCAATATCCGCATTAATTCGCTTAATCCAGGCGCTACGCGTACTCAAATGCGCCGCTCTGCTTTTCCTGGAGAAGACCCCGCGGCGCTGCGTTCACCTGAAGCGATTATGCCTACCTATTTATGGCTAATGGGGCCTGACAGTGCTGGCATTAGCGGCCAGAAGCTAGACGCCCAGCCGCCGCGCATATAA
- a CDS encoding HAD-IA family hydrolase gives MSKQAPQAILFDLDGTLVDTAPDLANATNVLRSHHGLAPLPFEEIRREVSNGGNALVTLALGLDINSSEHIQAREFLLDAYEQAVAVHSRVFSPLDVWLNEWHRNGQPWGIVTNKPRRYTLPLLETLNLQPGALLCADDLSVKKPAPEPLWEAAKRLKVKPEQCWYVGDHVRDIEAAVAAGMTAIAVGYGYISKEDNYRDWPADIWFEECEALVDALNEFKR, from the coding sequence ATGTCTAAGCAAGCACCGCAAGCGATTCTGTTTGACTTAGACGGCACCCTCGTCGATACCGCGCCGGATTTAGCGAACGCCACCAATGTGCTGCGCAGCCATCACGGCTTAGCGCCTCTGCCGTTTGAGGAGATACGCAGAGAAGTATCTAACGGCGGTAATGCGCTGGTGACACTGGCGCTTGGTCTTGACATCAATTCGTCAGAACACATCCAGGCGAGAGAGTTTTTGCTTGATGCCTACGAACAGGCCGTTGCGGTTCACAGTCGCGTTTTCTCACCTTTAGATGTATGGCTGAATGAGTGGCATCGCAATGGGCAACCATGGGGAATTGTGACCAACAAACCGCGTCGATACACCCTGCCACTGCTTGAAACGCTGAATTTACAGCCAGGGGCATTGCTATGCGCCGACGATTTGAGCGTCAAAAAGCCGGCGCCTGAACCGCTATGGGAAGCTGCCAAGCGCTTGAAGGTTAAGCCGGAACAGTGCTGGTATGTTGGCGATCATGTTCGCGATATAGAGGCCGCCGTCGCAGCGGGAATGACGGCGATAGCGGTGGGCTACGGTTATATCAGCAAAGAGGACAACTATCGTGATTGGCCTGCCGACATCTGGTTCGAAGAGTGCGAGGCGCTTGTCGATGCCCTGAACGAGTTTAAACGCTAA
- the ubiG gene encoding bifunctional 2-polyprenyl-6-hydroxyphenol methylase/3-demethylubiquinol 3-O-methyltransferase UbiG translates to MQATPQDSTADHYQGNVDAAEVAKFEALASRWWDKQGEFKPLHEINPLRLDFIDARAGLAGKKVLDVGCGGGILSESMAHRGAKVTGIDLGEAPLAVARLHAQERGVEVDYQHISVEAMAAQQPGFYDAVTCMEMLEHVPDPASVIRACSALVRPGGYVFFSTLNRTAKSYAFAILGAEYVLKLLPRGTHSYAKFIRPSEMAAWSRHSGLEVREQTGLTYNPLTRRYRLASHDVSVNYMMYCRKVSS, encoded by the coding sequence ATGCAAGCGACACCACAGGATAGCACTGCTGATCACTATCAAGGCAACGTCGATGCAGCGGAAGTCGCCAAATTTGAAGCGCTTGCGAGCCGCTGGTGGGACAAGCAGGGCGAATTCAAGCCACTGCACGAGATAAACCCGCTGCGCTTGGATTTTATCGACGCCCGCGCCGGCCTAGCTGGTAAAAAGGTTCTTGATGTAGGCTGCGGCGGCGGTATCTTGAGCGAATCCATGGCCCATCGCGGGGCTAAGGTGACGGGCATTGACCTGGGTGAAGCTCCCCTAGCGGTCGCCCGCCTGCATGCGCAAGAACGTGGCGTTGAGGTCGATTATCAGCATATCAGCGTAGAAGCCATGGCGGCCCAGCAGCCGGGTTTTTATGATGCCGTGACCTGCATGGAAATGCTTGAGCACGTGCCCGACCCCGCATCGGTGATCAGAGCCTGTAGCGCTCTTGTGAGGCCCGGCGGCTATGTGTTTTTCTCAACGCTCAATCGAACCGCCAAATCCTACGCGTTTGCTATTTTAGGTGCGGAATATGTGCTCAAACTGCTACCCCGCGGCACCCATAGCTATGCAAAATTTATTCGCCCGTCAGAAATGGCCGCCTGGTCGCGCCACAGTGGCTTAGAAGTGCGTGAACAGACAGGACTGACGTATAATCCCTTAACACGCCGCTACCGCCTGGCTAGCCACGATGTCTCGGTCAACTACATGATGTATTGCCGTAAGGTGAGCAGCTAA
- the galU gene encoding UTP--glucose-1-phosphate uridylyltransferase GalU, with translation MIRKAVLPVAGFGTRCLPASKAIPKEMITIVDRPVIQYVVEEAIAAGIREIVLVTSSSKSAIENHFDTHAELETSLEAKGKHELLAMLRNLVPDGVSIISIRQGQPLGLGHAVLCARPIIGDDEPFAVLLPDVLVDNSANQSTDLAGMLAAFDQHQTAQLMVEEVAWEHVEKYGIVAPAGAVPAANESADLIGMVEKPKRDAAPSNLAVIGRYALPGHIFSILEATKPGAGGEIQLTDALEVLREQSGVQAYRMQGTTYDCGHPLGYLEATLAYARRHPELGKAFQTLLSRYHQGE, from the coding sequence ATGATTCGTAAGGCCGTACTCCCCGTGGCTGGATTTGGGACTCGCTGTTTGCCCGCATCGAAGGCAATTCCCAAAGAGATGATTACAATTGTTGATAGGCCGGTCATTCAGTACGTGGTGGAAGAGGCTATTGCCGCCGGCATTCGCGAGATTGTATTAGTGACGAGCAGTAGTAAGAGTGCTATCGAAAATCACTTTGATACCCATGCAGAACTTGAGACAAGTCTAGAAGCGAAAGGCAAGCACGAGCTGCTAGCTATGCTGCGTAACTTGGTGCCTGATGGTGTCAGCATCATCAGCATTCGCCAGGGTCAGCCGCTAGGATTAGGTCACGCGGTCCTGTGCGCGCGCCCCATTATCGGCGATGACGAGCCTTTTGCGGTGCTGTTGCCCGATGTTTTGGTAGACAACAGTGCCAACCAATCGACAGACTTAGCCGGTATGTTAGCCGCTTTTGATCAACATCAAACTGCGCAGCTGATGGTGGAGGAGGTTGCTTGGGAGCACGTTGAAAAATATGGCATCGTAGCGCCAGCGGGAGCGGTTCCTGCCGCTAACGAGTCGGCTGACCTTATCGGTATGGTTGAAAAACCTAAGCGTGATGCCGCGCCCTCTAACTTAGCGGTGATTGGCCGCTATGCATTGCCCGGTCATATTTTCTCTATTTTAGAAGCCACTAAACCCGGCGCAGGCGGTGAAATACAGCTGACCGATGCGCTAGAAGTTCTGCGCGAACAGTCGGGTGTGCAGGCGTATCGTATGCAGGGTACTACCTATGACTGTGGTCATCCGCTGGGTTACCTTGAAGCTACGCTGGCCTATGCAAGGCGCCATCCTGAGCTTGGAAAAGCCTTTCAAACGCTGCTTTCGCGTTATCACCAAGGAGAGTAA
- a CDS encoding nucleotide sugar dehydrogenase encodes MRVLLYGSELSAATAAAALAWVGHQVQWLPHADAPWSALSQVDWLRSEPQLRAHLDQGLAEGTLQVIEQLSDAAIPDVIWLALSPAQRDAASALLEDPLLADQHGIVLVNNSTFPVGETERLHTLMGAQHTSVALPDTLEEGRAWDSFTRPTRWLLGCDDATGEQVARELLRAFNRRSEVFQCMPRRAAELTKLAINGMLATRISYMNEIAGLADTLGVDVEHVRQGMGADTRIGFEYLYPGCGFGGPSFSRDLMRLADVQLQSGRYSALLEQVMDINEQKKETLFRKLWSHFGGELAGKTVAIWGAAFKPGTARIDHAPVLTLLEALWAQGVTVQLHDPAAVPALRAAVGERDDLRTFTHDPYQACEGADVLMLVTEWKTYWNPDWHRLASLLDAKLVLDGRNIYDPEFVASCGIMYRGIGRRADPKTL; translated from the coding sequence ATGCGGGTGCTACTTTATGGAAGCGAATTAAGTGCCGCGACTGCCGCTGCCGCGTTAGCGTGGGTAGGCCATCAAGTGCAGTGGTTGCCGCACGCGGACGCGCCCTGGTCCGCTCTTTCGCAGGTCGACTGGCTACGCAGTGAACCTCAACTGAGAGCGCACCTTGATCAGGGCTTGGCAGAGGGCACGCTGCAAGTTATTGAGCAGCTTTCAGACGCCGCCATCCCTGACGTTATTTGGCTAGCGTTATCACCTGCGCAGCGCGATGCCGCAAGCGCTCTGCTTGAAGATCCGCTGCTCGCCGATCAGCACGGCATAGTATTGGTTAATAATTCGACCTTTCCCGTAGGGGAAACCGAGCGCCTGCATACGCTGATGGGCGCTCAGCACACCAGCGTAGCGCTTCCTGACACCTTGGAAGAAGGCCGGGCGTGGGATTCATTTACCCGCCCGACGAGGTGGCTGCTGGGTTGTGATGATGCCACCGGTGAGCAGGTGGCAAGAGAGCTTTTACGCGCGTTTAATCGACGCAGCGAAGTATTTCAGTGCATGCCGCGTCGTGCCGCCGAATTAACGAAGCTGGCCATTAATGGCATGTTGGCGACGCGCATCAGTTACATGAATGAAATAGCCGGTTTGGCGGATACGCTAGGCGTTGATGTTGAACATGTGCGCCAAGGGATGGGCGCTGATACCCGCATCGGCTTTGAATATCTGTATCCAGGCTGTGGTTTCGGCGGGCCTAGTTTCTCGCGTGACTTGATGCGCTTAGCCGATGTTCAGCTGCAGAGCGGCCGCTACTCAGCCCTGCTTGAGCAGGTAATGGACATCAATGAGCAGAAAAAAGAGACGCTGTTTCGTAAGCTATGGTCGCACTTTGGTGGCGAGCTTGCGGGTAAAACAGTGGCGATTTGGGGCGCTGCCTTTAAGCCTGGCACCGCACGTATCGACCATGCCCCGGTGCTGACGCTGCTTGAAGCATTATGGGCCCAGGGCGTGACGGTTCAACTGCACGATCCAGCCGCCGTGCCAGCGCTTCGCGCCGCTGTAGGTGAGCGCGATGATCTGCGTACCTTTACCCATGACCCCTATCAGGCGTGTGAAGGGGCCGACGTGTTGATGCTAGTCACAGAATGGAAAACGTATTGGAATCCTGACTGGCATCGGCTAGCGTCGTTATTAGACGCTAAGCTAGTACTAGACGGGCGTAATATTTATGATCCTGAGTTCGTTGCCAGCTGTGGAATAATGTACCGGGGAATAGGCCGCCGTGCCGACCCGAAGACTCTTTGA
- a CDS encoding autotransporter assembly complex protein TamA, with translation MGRQQRWTAATGRLFFVALPLFCVSPGAWAVDATIEGVTEEVDRNIKAYLQNVDAEQYTDVRLEGEVRRRTQEAMRVYGYYEPEITLERNTDDRVWLTIEPGPQVKVEILSVNVEGDASDDPPFQDALEAFPLKEGDVLRHAPWDRLSGQLSGLAIERGYFDWGFTDKRMEVRPYLQSARLYMDFDSGARYQFGPTSIKGSHIELDRLRRIQPFESGDPYLAENLALYSQRLAETGWFSSISVRPRLATAQELTIAPPGGGDPWWNEATASQPQRPRLSAIALASALRVNLSDDKELPIDVSVEPADRHQFEVGVGFATDVGPRLRFGWEQPWINRYGHSLDHDLYLSAPEQRFTGVYDVPLENPLRDSYRLQYGVRNLDDNDTELLEGTVEVARRWQFENDWVQLLYLRTSYVDFVQGGEADKVWLFYPGVQWTRTRTRPQRFPLWGDRQQLSFEYSDTVWGSDAQFARMTGDTEWIRTIGNDNRFLARISVGAIETEDFDKLPPSLRFFAGGDRSVRGYSYESLSPRNDQGRLSGGQQMLTSTLEYQRRVTGDWWAATFVDNGDAFDDWGPNDLKTGAGAGVRWISPVGPIRLDIAHPFDDEDAFRVHFSIGPEF, from the coding sequence ATGGGAAGACAACAGCGATGGACTGCAGCTACAGGGCGCCTTTTTTTTGTAGCGCTACCTCTTTTTTGCGTATCACCTGGGGCGTGGGCCGTTGACGCCACCATTGAGGGGGTCACGGAAGAAGTCGATAGAAACATTAAAGCCTACTTACAGAATGTCGACGCCGAGCAATATACCGACGTCCGCTTAGAGGGCGAAGTTCGCCGTCGTACTCAAGAAGCCATGCGCGTCTATGGCTACTATGAGCCCGAAATCACGCTGGAGAGAAATACCGACGATCGCGTGTGGCTTACCATTGAGCCGGGGCCGCAAGTCAAAGTCGAAATACTGTCCGTTAACGTTGAAGGCGATGCGAGTGATGATCCTCCTTTTCAAGACGCATTAGAGGCGTTTCCTCTTAAAGAGGGCGACGTATTACGCCATGCGCCGTGGGATCGTCTCAGTGGCCAACTTTCCGGTCTGGCCATTGAGCGCGGATATTTTGACTGGGGATTTACCGACAAGCGCATGGAAGTGCGTCCTTATCTACAAAGTGCTCGCCTATATATGGATTTTGACAGCGGTGCGCGCTATCAATTTGGCCCCACCTCGATCAAGGGGAGTCATATTGAGCTTGATCGTCTTCGACGCATACAGCCCTTTGAGTCTGGCGACCCCTATTTAGCTGAAAATTTAGCGCTTTATAGTCAGCGTCTCGCCGAAACGGGCTGGTTTAGCTCTATTTCGGTGCGCCCGCGTCTTGCAACAGCTCAGGAATTAACTATTGCGCCTCCTGGCGGTGGCGACCCTTGGTGGAACGAGGCTACGGCCTCTCAACCACAGCGCCCGCGCTTAAGCGCCATCGCCCTGGCCAGCGCACTGAGGGTTAATTTATCCGATGATAAAGAACTTCCTATTGATGTCAGCGTTGAGCCTGCGGATCGCCACCAGTTTGAGGTAGGCGTCGGTTTTGCCACCGATGTCGGCCCGCGTCTTCGCTTTGGTTGGGAGCAGCCGTGGATCAATCGCTATGGCCATAGCCTTGACCACGATCTTTATTTATCCGCGCCAGAGCAACGTTTCACCGGTGTCTACGATGTGCCCCTTGAAAACCCCTTACGTGATAGCTACCGGCTTCAATACGGCGTTCGAAACCTTGATGACAACGATACTGAACTGCTAGAAGGTACCGTGGAAGTTGCGCGGCGCTGGCAGTTTGAAAATGACTGGGTCCAGTTGCTGTATCTACGCACCAGCTATGTAGACTTTGTGCAGGGCGGCGAAGCCGATAAAGTCTGGCTTTTCTATCCCGGTGTTCAGTGGACGCGTACGCGCACACGACCCCAGCGCTTCCCTCTATGGGGCGATCGTCAGCAGCTATCGTTCGAATACTCAGACACCGTTTGGGGCTCGGATGCTCAGTTCGCACGCATGACGGGTGATACGGAATGGATTCGTACCATCGGCAACGATAACCGCTTTTTAGCGCGCATCAGCGTGGGGGCGATAGAAACGGAAGACTTTGATAAGCTGCCTCCATCGCTACGTTTTTTTGCTGGCGGTGACCGCAGTGTGCGCGGTTACTCCTATGAAAGTCTCTCGCCTCGTAATGATCAAGGACGCCTAAGTGGTGGACAGCAAATGCTGACGTCGACGCTTGAGTATCAGCGGCGCGTTACCGGCGACTGGTGGGCGGCCACGTTTGTTGATAACGGCGATGCCTTTGACGACTGGGGGCCCAATGATCTGAAAACCGGCGCGGGCGCAGGCGTACGCTGGATCTCGCCGGTGGGACCGATTCGCTTAGACATTGCCCATCCCTTTGACGATGAAGACGCTTTTCGTGTGCACTTTTCCATCGGACCGGAATTCTAG